The genomic window ATGTTAGGGGTGTTTTATTGGCAACAAGGTAAAACATCACAAGCAGTGAAATTGCTAACAAAAGCGGTAAACAGTGGTTTGTTGAAAGATGATCAAGCTTGGACTACTGAGCGTATGTTAGCGGATATTCTACTTTCTGAGGCTAAATACAGCCAAGCTTTACCACATTATTATAAGTTAACTAAAAATATTCCGGCTAAGCAAAAAGGCTCTGAGTTGTGGTTACGTATTGCGCAAGCGCATTATCAGCAATCACAATGGCAACAAGTGCTAACTGCAATGAAGCGTTACGACGGTTATAGCCTTAAAGATAGCATGTCGCCATTATCGATTAAGCTAGGTGCACAGCTGCAATTGAAACATTGGCAAGGGGCTTCGGCAACGTTAAATCGTTTAATTGCACTTGAACCGAATAAGTTAATTTGGTGGCAGCAGTTAGCCAGTATTCAGATGCGTACAGGGAAAAATGCCGATGCATTAGCGACATTAAAGCTTGCTAAGTATCAAGGTGTTGTACTGAGTCAGCAAGATCTTAAAGTATTGGCTCAATTGTATGCTCAACAAGGTATTCCAGAACGCGCAGCTGAACAAATTGCCGTATTGAAGGATGCAAATAGCGATAAGACATTATTGATAGAGCAAGCAAACTATTGGCAAATGGCACGCGAGTGGAATAAAGCGATCAAGCTATGGAGCAAAGTTGCGGCCAAAGATAATCATTATCGGTGGCAATTAGCACAATTATTAGTTCAAGAAGGCGATTATAAACAAGCGTTGGTTGAGTTAGATCGCGTTAAGCGTAAAGATAAACGTGCAGAAGTAGAATTGGCCAAAGTACGGGTTTATTACAAAATGAATAATCTCGAACAAGCGATTATTCATGCGAAGCAAGCTGATAATATTAAGCCTTCTTCTGCTGCGAAAAGTTGGGTTAAATATTTAGCTCAAATGCGTAAAATGGATGCAAGTGCTTAACGAATAGAGTAATTATTGGATATATTATTAGTTGTCTGAAAGGCGAGCCATTGAGCTCGTTTTTCTTATTTTTAAGAATGTAAAAAAATAAAATAATAATATGACTTTTATTAAGTATTTATCGTGGTGCTTTGGGCGTGATTAAAAATATTATTGTAAGTTAAAATTTAATGCTTAAAAATCATTAGTAAGACGATAAGAGTATTTAATATGTTTTATTTTAGAAGTATACTTATGCATCTAAAACGTGCCATTGAGTGCCATTGAGTGGCATTGGGTTATATTATTATTTTAGGTTAAATAAATGAAGTGTTCTTCCTATTTTTTCAACAAAGAAATAAATTATAATATTTTAATTTTTTATATTGCTGTGTATTTTGGTCTTATTTTAAACATCCCATTATGGCAAACCTTTTATGAGATACTATCAAAATTAGAAATGGTGAATGTAGGGTTTGTAATATCATTACCTATATTTCTCATTGCAGCACTTAATATTATTTTTCAACTTTTTGCATGGCCATATTTTGGACGTGTTTTTTTTGGTATTTTAACCTTTGTTTCAGCTATTACCGCTTATGCTTCATATCATTATGGCGTTATTTTTGATTATGGTATGATTGAAAATATTGTTGAGACTAACAGTGGTGAAGCATCATCATATTTTAGCCTATCTGGTCTTATCACTATTACCATTTTGGGTGTTATTCCTTGTTTATATATCATCAGTGTAAAAGTAAAAAAACAATCTTTTGTTAAGAATTTTATACTATATAAGGTAATATCTATTATTGCTTCTATTATTGTTATTGTCTTAATTGCAGCTTTTTTCTATAAAGATTATGCGTCTGTTGGTCGTAATAATAAATATCTTAATCGTGTAATCAATCCATCTTATGTATATACAGCTATTAAATATATTGATAGAACCTATTTCATGAAGCCGATTGCTTACCAAGAAATTGGTACTGATGCTAAATTAGTTACTACGGCAACATCAAACGGTAAGCCAACCTTATTTGTATTTGTTTTAGGGGAGACCGCGCGTTCCCAAAATTATCAAGCTAATGGTTATCCTCGTCCAACAAACCGATATACTCAGCCTGATGATATGATTTCATTTAAAAATGTTTCATCGTGTGGTACTGCTACAGCCGTATCGGTTCCTTGCATGTTCTCGGCAATGGATCGTCGTAATTACAAAAAAGAAATCGCTTATAATCAAGATACATTCATTGATATTCTACATCGCGCAGGTATTTCTATGTTGTGGAAAGAAAATGATGGTGGTGATAAAGGTGCTGGCGATCGTATTCAAAAAATAACCTTAAGTCATAGCGCTACCAATCCTTTATGCGATGGTGAATCATGCCTTGATATGGCGTTATTAGAAAACTTTGATCAAGATGTAGCGAATATGAAAGGGAATAAGTTTATTACGCTACATATAATGGGAAGTCATGGTCCTACATATTATAAACGTTACCCTCAAGATCACGCATTCTTTAAGCCAGATTGTCAGCGTTCTGATATTGAAAATTGCACCAAAGAACAGATAGTTAACAGTTATGATAATACTATTTTATATACTGATTATGTTATCAGCCAATTGATTGAAAAATTAAAAGGTTATAGTGATAAATATAATACAGCATTGTTCTATATTTCAGATCATGGTGAATCTTTAGGTGAAGGTGGATTATATCTCCACGGTACTCCTTATAGCTTGGCACCTAAATACCAAACAACAGTACCAATGATGATGTGGTTTTCAAAAAGCTTTACTCAAGATCGTGACTTAAATTTAACTTGTCTTGAAGACTTGGCAACGAATGCTAAGCAAGGGGATTATTCACAAGATAATATATTTAGTTCTATGCTAGGTATTATGAATGTAAATACCTCTGTGTATAAACCTCAACAAGATATTTTCCGCCAGTGCCGTACTAATAAATAACTGAAGTGGTATAGTTAATTTGGCAATATACGGTTTGATGTTAAACCTTATAAATTACCCCTAATGATGTTTTATTAGGGGTTTATTTTTTATAGGCGTTATTATTCTCGCACCTCGCACCTCGCACCTCGCACCTCGCACCTCGCACCTCGCACCTCGCACCTCGC from Photobacterium toruni includes these protein-coding regions:
- a CDS encoding tetratricopeptide repeat protein, coding for MKKIAFIIALTLSASLPLSYAYASGGQLSQATANKVQRANNLQLNDKLDQAVAILAEMNPSAAYDKAYVQRMLGVFYWQQGKTSQAVKLLTKAVNSGLLKDDQAWTTERMLADILLSEAKYSQALPHYYKLTKNIPAKQKGSELWLRIAQAHYQQSQWQQVLTAMKRYDGYSLKDSMSPLSIKLGAQLQLKHWQGASATLNRLIALEPNKLIWWQQLASIQMRTGKNADALATLKLAKYQGVVLSQQDLKVLAQLYAQQGIPERAAEQIAVLKDANSDKTLLIEQANYWQMAREWNKAIKLWSKVAAKDNHYRWQLAQLLVQEGDYKQALVELDRVKRKDKRAEVELAKVRVYYKMNNLEQAIIHAKQADNIKPSSAAKSWVKYLAQMRKMDASA
- a CDS encoding phosphoethanolamine transferase, producing the protein MKCSSYFFNKEINYNILIFYIAVYFGLILNIPLWQTFYEILSKLEMVNVGFVISLPIFLIAALNIIFQLFAWPYFGRVFFGILTFVSAITAYASYHYGVIFDYGMIENIVETNSGEASSYFSLSGLITITILGVIPCLYIISVKVKKQSFVKNFILYKVISIIASIIVIVLIAAFFYKDYASVGRNNKYLNRVINPSYVYTAIKYIDRTYFMKPIAYQEIGTDAKLVTTATSNGKPTLFVFVLGETARSQNYQANGYPRPTNRYTQPDDMISFKNVSSCGTATAVSVPCMFSAMDRRNYKKEIAYNQDTFIDILHRAGISMLWKENDGGDKGAGDRIQKITLSHSATNPLCDGESCLDMALLENFDQDVANMKGNKFITLHIMGSHGPTYYKRYPQDHAFFKPDCQRSDIENCTKEQIVNSYDNTILYTDYVISQLIEKLKGYSDKYNTALFYISDHGESLGEGGLYLHGTPYSLAPKYQTTVPMMMWFSKSFTQDRDLNLTCLEDLATNAKQGDYSQDNIFSSMLGIMNVNTSVYKPQQDIFRQCRTNK